Proteins encoded by one window of Mus musculus strain C57BL/6J chromosome 10, GRCm38.p6 C57BL/6J:
- the Gm32234 gene encoding uncharacterized protein Gm32234: MGAQTQVGRRTDSDGQVQTQMGRPTDSDGQVQTQVGRRTDSDGQVQTQVGRRTDSDGQVQTQMGRPTDSDGQVQTQMGRRTDSDGQVQTQMGRPTDSDGQAHRLRWAGPQTQMGRCRHRWAGAQTQMGRCRLRWAGADSDGQVQTQVGRRTDSDGQVQTQVGRRTDSDGQVQTQVGRCRLRWAGAQIQMGRRADSGGQARRLRWAGAQTQVGRRTDSGGQARRLRWAGAQTQVGRRADSDGQVHRLGWANAQTQMGRRTLRWAGADSGGQTHRLRWAGAQTQVGRRTDSGGWVYRLRWVVAQSKQGGSVLTAHNSLGLRLRLRFYF; this comes from the exons ATGGGTGCACAGACTCAGGTGGGCAGGCGCACAGACTCAGATGGGCAG GTGCAGACTCAGATGGGCAGGCCCACAGACTCAGATGGGCAGGTGCAGACTCAGGTGGGCAGGCGCACAGACTCAGATGGGCAGGTGCAGACTCAGGTGGGCAGGCGCACAGACTCAGATGGGCAGGTGCAGACTCAGATGGGCAGGCCCACAGACTCAGATGGGCAGGTGCAGACTCAGATGGGCAGGCGCACAGACTCAGATGGGCAGGTGCAGACTCAGATGGGCAGGCCCACAGACTCAGATGGGCAGGCCCACAGACTCAGATGGGCAGGCCCACAGACTCAGATGGGCAGGTGCAGACACAGGTGGGCAGGCGCACAGACTCAGATGGGCAGGTGCAGACTCAGATGGGCAGGTGCAGACTCAGATGGGCAGGTGCAGACTCAGGTGGGCAGGCGCACAGACTCAGATGGGCAGGTGCAGACTCAGGTGGGCAGGCGCACAGATTCAGATGGGCAGGTGCAGACTCAGGTGGGCAGGTGCAGACTCAGGTGGGCAGGCGCACAGATTCAGATGGGCAGGCGCGCAGACTCAGGTGGGCAGGCGCGCAGACTCAGGTGGGCAGGCGCGCAGACTCAGGTGGGCAGACGCACAGACTCAGGTGGGCAGGCGCGCAGACTCAGGTGGGCAGGCGCGCAGACTCAGGTGGGCAGGCGCGCAGACTCAGATGGGCAGGTGCACAGACTCGGATGGGCAAACGCACAGACTCAGATGGGCAGGCGCACACTCAGGTGGGCAGGTGCAGACTCAGGTGGGCAGACGCACAGACTCAGGTGGGCAGGCGCGCAGACTCAGGTGGGCAGGCGCACAGACTCAGGTGGATGGGTGTACAGACTCAGATGGGTAGTTGCACAGTCTAAACAAGGAGGCTCAGTCTTAACTGCTCACAACAGCTTGGGATTGCGGCTCAGGCTCAGGTTTTACTTCTGA